The Chitinophagales bacterium genome window below encodes:
- the lysA gene encoding diaminopimelate decarboxylase, which yields MTQIEVKNNESYFGGIKITDLAEKYGTPLYIYDANVIVNQYNKLKKAFNKNTKIKYAAKALSNINVLKLLKKAGAGLDTVSYQEVLLGLKAGFKPEEIIYTPNCVSLAEVKMAVEKGVIINIDNIPLLEQFGHEYGNTIPVCIRINPHIMAGGHYEISTGHIDSKFGISIHQLRHVMRIVEHTKLKVRGLHMHTGSDILDVDVFIRGAEILFDIAQDFPDLDFIDLGSGFKVSYWHDDITTDVNELGKKINKRFNEFCKNYGKELDLFFEPGKYLVSESGIFIAKVNVVKQTTATVFVGLDTGMNHLLRPKLYNAHHEISNVTYPQGIERIYSVVGYICESDTMAPDRKIAEVNEGDIIAFHNAGAYGMSMASNYNSRFRPAEVLIYNGQDHLIRKREDMEDITRNMIEIEM from the coding sequence ATGACACAGATAGAAGTTAAAAACAACGAAAGTTATTTTGGTGGAATAAAAATTACCGATTTAGCCGAAAAATACGGCACACCACTTTATATTTATGATGCCAATGTTATTGTTAATCAATACAATAAGCTAAAAAAAGCTTTTAATAAAAACACTAAGATAAAATATGCCGCAAAAGCTCTAAGTAATATTAATGTACTTAAACTTTTAAAAAAAGCAGGAGCAGGATTAGATACCGTTTCTTACCAAGAAGTGCTTTTAGGATTAAAAGCCGGTTTTAAACCGGAAGAAATTATATACACGCCCAACTGTGTTTCTTTAGCCGAAGTTAAAATGGCTGTAGAAAAAGGTGTTATCATTAACATAGATAATATTCCTTTGCTTGAACAGTTTGGGCATGAATATGGCAATACTATTCCTGTGTGCATAAGAATAAACCCTCATATAATGGCAGGTGGGCATTACGAAATTAGTACAGGACATATTGACTCTAAATTTGGTATTTCTATACATCAGCTTCGTCATGTAATGAGAATAGTAGAACACACAAAACTAAAAGTAAGAGGACTGCACATGCACACGGGTAGCGATATTTTAGATGTTGATGTGTTTATACGTGGAGCAGAAATTTTATTTGATATTGCCCAAGATTTTCCCGATTTAGATTTTATAGATTTAGGAAGTGGTTTTAAAGTTTCTTATTGGCATGATGATATTACTACAGATGTAAATGAATTAGGTAAAAAAATAAACAAAAGATTTAATGAATTTTGTAAAAACTACGGCAAAGAATTAGATTTATTTTTTGAACCCGGAAAATATTTAGTTAGTGAATCCGGTATTTTTATAGCTAAAGTAAATGTAGTAAAACAAACCACCGCTACGGTATTTGTAGGTTTAGATACAGGAATGAATCATTTGCTTCGCCCTAAATTATACAATGCCCACCATGAAATTAGCAATGTAACCTACCCACAAGGTATAGAGCGTATATATTCTGTAGTGGGCTATATTTGCGAAAGCGACACAATGGCTCCCGACCGAAAAATAGCAGAAGTTAATGAAGGCGATATTATAGCTTTTCATAATGCCGGTGCTTACGGTATGAGTATGGCAAGCAATTACAACTCGCGTTTTAGACCCGCAGAAGTGCTTATTTATAATGGGCAAGACCATTTAATACGCAAACGCGAAGATATGGAGGACATAACAAGGAATATGATAGAAATAGAAATGTAG
- a CDS encoding T9SS type A sorting domain-containing protein, translating to MKKIYFSIFLFFALLNYSKAQNCQSQRYISEIFSNTQSHTGIKFGEADPYGLINNQDLYLDIVEPAGDSLQKRPLIIHAFGGGFLIGWRTEPVIPQMSESYAKRGFVFATIDYRLGFNVADGQSAERAVYRGAQDMAAALRFLVDSADVYGIDTSAIFLTGTSAGCFSALINGFMEESDRANINSTYGIFLEPDDLGCLQCGGNNNFNNQRANVHGIINNWGAILDTSYISPATTPTDYVPTISFHGTNDLIVPYDEGPPFQLPIFPNVQGSLLIHQRLDNVGIKNRLYPLQGLGHEPELLEFQEWVTDTILKVGSEFLYEIMYGDTNVITGDNTVCINTTHTYSLPTDTSSFYCWEVVGGTIINENYNEITIEWNTVGNHILKGTQLNRRYISKEATLLIDVQEPPTPLISFTSNDGLFNFYSSTVANSYTWTIENNSYNGTPVQYQFLDTNYHQISLTVENDYCSNTKDTTFLSTLCPNADFYFEQNDSILTLVNNSEFSNSAYWISYDASVYTDSVLNLLINAEGNYSFTLIAQNSFCSDTQTLSYPFEFCSHANFDFQANNLVGNFTNQSFNAYFYNWDFGDGGTSGIENPQHTYSQPGSYIVTLITSSVSGCFDTIQQAINVDIENAIHNSYLQEISIYPNPTNNNIYINGLYEKENYTFSIFDINGKELTKNKLIASHTISVKNLSKGICLLKITDTKGNSIKKQVLIK from the coding sequence ATGAAAAAAATCTACTTTTCAATATTTCTATTTTTTGCTTTACTAAATTATTCAAAAGCACAAAATTGTCAATCGCAAAGGTATATAAGCGAGATTTTTAGCAATACACAAAGCCATACGGGTATAAAATTTGGCGAAGCCGACCCTTACGGATTAATTAACAACCAAGATTTATATTTAGATATAGTAGAACCTGCCGGAGATTCATTACAAAAACGCCCATTAATTATCCATGCTTTTGGCGGTGGTTTTTTAATAGGCTGGCGTACAGAACCCGTTATTCCTCAAATGTCAGAATCTTATGCTAAAAGAGGATTTGTGTTTGCCACTATAGATTATCGCTTAGGTTTTAATGTAGCTGACGGGCAAAGTGCCGAAAGAGCCGTTTACAGAGGAGCTCAAGATATGGCGGCAGCACTTCGTTTTTTAGTAGATAGTGCCGATGTTTATGGCATAGACACCTCTGCTATATTTTTAACGGGTACAAGTGCTGGTTGCTTTTCTGCATTAATTAATGGCTTTATGGAAGAATCCGACAGAGCCAATATTAACTCTACCTACGGCATCTTTTTAGAACCTGATGATTTGGGTTGCTTGCAATGCGGTGGAAACAATAATTTTAACAATCAAAGAGCTAATGTGCATGGCATAATAAACAACTGGGGTGCCATTTTAGATACAAGTTATATCAGTCCGGCTACTACGCCTACAGATTATGTTCCCACTATTTCCTTCCACGGTACTAACGATTTAATTGTTCCTTATGACGAAGGTCCTCCATTTCAGTTGCCTATCTTCCCTAATGTACAAGGCAGCTTACTCATACATCAACGTTTAGATAATGTAGGCATTAAAAATAGATTATATCCACTTCAAGGCTTAGGGCACGAACCTGAACTACTGGAATTTCAAGAATGGGTAACAGATACTATTTTAAAAGTAGGAAGCGAATTTTTATACGAAATAATGTATGGCGATACTAACGTAATAACAGGAGATAATACCGTTTGTATAAACACTACACACACCTATAGCCTGCCTACCGATACATCAAGCTTTTACTGCTGGGAAGTAGTAGGTGGCACTATTATAAACGAGAACTATAATGAAATAACTATAGAATGGAACACCGTAGGAAACCACATACTTAAAGGTACGCAATTAAATAGAAGATACATAAGTAAAGAAGCTACTTTGCTTATAGATGTACAAGAGCCTCCTACCCCATTAATTAGTTTTACAAGCAATGATGGTTTGTTCAATTTTTATTCATCTACGGTTGCTAATTCTTATACTTGGACTATAGAAAACAACAGCTATAATGGAACTCCTGTTCAATATCAATTTTTAGATACCAACTACCACCAAATAAGCTTAACAGTAGAAAACGATTATTGCTCCAACACAAAAGACACCACTTTTCTATCTACTTTATGTCCCAATGCTGATTTTTATTTTGAACAAAATGACAGCATACTTACTTTAGTAAATAATTCTGAATTTAGTAATTCAGCATATTGGATAAGCTACGATGCCAGTGTTTATACCGATAGTGTATTAAATTTATTAATAAATGCCGAAGGCAACTATAGTTTTACGCTTATAGCTCAAAATAGTTTTTGTAGCGATACCCAAACTTTAAGCTATCCTTTTGAATTTTGTAGCCATGCTAATTTTGATTTTCAAGCCAATAATTTGGTAGGCAATTTTACAAACCAATCCTTTAATGCCTATTTTTATAATTGGGATTTTGGCGATGGAGGCACTTCTGGCATAGAAAATCCACAGCACACCTACAGCCAGCCGGGTAGCTACATTGTTACTTTAATTACCAGTTCTGTTTCGGGCTGTTTTGATACCATACAGCAAGCCATTAATGTAGATATAGAAAATGCTATACATAATTCCTATTTGCAAGAAATTAGTATATACCCAAATCCTACCAATAATAATATTTATATAAATGGTCTTTACGAAAAAGAAAATTATACCTTTTCAATATTTGACATAAATGGAAAAGAGCTAACAAAAAATAAACTAATAGCAAGCCATACTATCTCTGTAAAAAATTTAAGTAAAGGAATTTGCCTATTAAAAATAACAGATACTAAAGGAAATTCTATTAAAAAACAAGTGCTTATAAAGTAA